From the genome of Acidimicrobiia bacterium:
CCGACCACCCGGAGGATCGAGACCGGTACCGGGACCGTCACCCGAACGCAGACGCGAGTGCTGGTTGCCGCGACCTCGGCGGAGCGATGTGGGGCGACAGCCACGGCGAGCGCCGCCTCGCGGGCACGACCGGCGTCCAGAGAGAGCCTGTCGAGGCGGGCGGCGGACTCGTCGATCCAACCGGCCCCCGCCTCGGCGGCGGCCGATGCGGTGTGGGATGCCTGCCGCCACGCCGCAGCCACCCGAGCCAGATCCACGGCCAGGCCCAGCATGACCACCGATCCGAAGAGCAGCACGGCGAGGGTCAGGGGAACCGACCCGCGGTCGTTCACGGCGCCGATCGGTACGGCGCAACCGGCTGTACCACGGAGGCGGCGACGCCGAGGCTCACCCAGCGCAGCACCGGGTGAGGGAGGCGGACCCGTGTCGAGACCGTCGCGGTCACCGACCCTCTCGCCTCGGTGACGGTGATCGCCGCGCCGTCGGGTGCGATGCCGCGCGCGACGAGCGTGGCGTCGTTCAGATCGCCACTTCGGGCGGCGACGATCGCCGCGGTACGCGCCGCCTCGTCGACTCGCTGGCGCGTGTCGGCGAGGACCCCTACCGCCGAGGTGATCGCCGCGACCACGATCAGCACCCCGGCGGCGAGGGCGATGTCGGCGACGAGCACCGACCCGTCGTCACGGGGGAGTCGCACGCTGGACCTCGGCTCTGGTGGCGATGCTGAAGGGGATGAGGATCGGTCCCGGTGGAACCCAGGTGAACCGGGCCTCGGCGACGGCCCTTCGGGCGTCGACGGTCACATCGGCCACCACATCGATGGCACCGGGAACCGCCGAGGCGACTTCGGCGAGGAGCGACGCGGCCTCCCTCGCCGGATCGACATCCTCGACGGCGGCCCGACGGGCGCTCGCCGCCACCGCCGAGTCGGCGATCGATCGGGCACTCATGGCGAGTGACATCTGCACCAGCAGCGTCAGCAGGAGGAACACGGCCGCCATCGACGCAATGCCCTCGATAACCGCGCTGCCGTGGTCTAGCCGAAGAACCCCGACATCTGGCCGACGATCGATGCCCACAGCGATGTCGCTGCCGATCGGATCTGGGGTAGCAGCACCGCCACCACGAGCACCGCGATCGCCGCCATGCCGAGCCACTCGACGGTGGTGACGCCGTCCTCGTCGTTCAGGGTTGGCTTCTGGCCATGCCACACATTCGCTCCTTTCACGGTCGGGCCAGGGCGGTGAGCCCTGCCAGGGTCGGGTACATGAGAAACACCAGGGTCACTGGGATCATGAGTCCGAGGATCGGTCCGTACACCGCCAGGGCACGGGTACCGCCCTCGGCGGTCAAACGATGCTCGAGACCGCCGCGCAGGTCGTCGGCGAGATCGGAGAGGTTTTCGGCGAGTCGGCCCCCGGCCCGATGACCGTGGGCGAGGAGGAGGTACAGACGCCGCGCCTGGGGACTCGCCGTGCCATCGGCGGCGGCCCGCAGACGCGCTTCGAGCCCGTCCGCCCCCGAGTCCACGACGGCACGCAGCTCGTCGGTGACCACGCCGCCGGCCGATCCGCACAGATGCCTGATCGCTCCCGACACC
Proteins encoded in this window:
- a CDS encoding type II secretion system F family protein; amino-acid sequence: MTAVLVAAAAALLVVSVRPRQPVIDRYLVTEPTRTTRRQRTIRVPASAMVGGALGVVVAAAAEGTGIAPVPLLAVAGIVGSRVGAARRERLRMVRLEHELPTVTDALALSILAGDSVSGAIRHLCGSAGGVVTDELRAVVDSGADGLEARLRAAADGTASPQARRLYLLLAHGHRAGGRLAENLSDLADDLRGGLEHRLTAEGGTRALAVYGPILGLMIPVTLVFLMYPTLAGLTALARP